Proteins encoded in a region of the Rhodococcus sp. SBT000017 genome:
- a CDS encoding DUF6412 domain-containing protein: protein MRYQSMVVTSLLLVSLYLTMPTATADVALILVAALATLMVLAHRVDVPALLRLLPNVGPTAEERHLRGAFRRQHRPDAPGRPQPRAPGALVGAL from the coding sequence ATGAGATACCAGAGCATGGTCGTCACTTCGCTGCTCCTCGTGTCGCTGTACCTGACGATGCCGACCGCAACCGCAGACGTGGCTCTGATCCTCGTCGCGGCGCTGGCAACTCTGATGGTGCTCGCGCACCGAGTCGATGTTCCGGCACTGCTGCGCCTACTGCCGAATGTCGGCCCCACCGCAGAGGAACGCCACCTTCGAGGTGCGTTCCGGCGTCAACATCGCCCGGATGCTCCCGGCCGCCCGCAACCACGCGCACCCGGTGCATTGGTGGGGGCACTCTAG
- a CDS encoding DUF4153 domain-containing protein, translating into MTTIDTPIHPTAKHGHSFWGPRTWPVLRYAQAPRVALIGSAVAGLIGAVTLVDNTFGVLITALAFVAVVLAARRGRLSGWEWAGVAGVLALASVSALRAAEWIVTMSTTLAVVVAVVVLSRAWTWTGIALGGLLPVFLPVRVARWTGRGAGSIDLEGPRPVRIGMVSIVTIALLVVFAALFGAADKRFSDALGAVTPEFDAASVVGRILVFVLTAAGALAVAYVALHPPRFDRLAPSPRRTVQLWEWMVPLGAVVALFVVFVGFQVPTLFGGQGHVLTTEGLTNAEYARQGFWQLLAVTVLTLLVIAVTVAKARRDDRRERIALRTLLGALCLLSLVIVASALHRMSLYEQQYGYTTLRLFVTGVEWWLASVFVLVLVSGVRMSGRWLPRAVGVGAVLTVLALAALNPDAYIARHNVDRFEQTGRIDTSYVGGLSADADAELERLPDYVRPCVQARGPVFVGDTWHLCTDPSVSVP; encoded by the coding sequence ATGACCACGATCGACACTCCGATTCATCCGACAGCGAAGCACGGTCACTCTTTTTGGGGGCCTCGCACCTGGCCGGTGTTGCGGTATGCGCAGGCCCCCCGTGTGGCGCTGATCGGGTCCGCTGTTGCCGGGCTGATCGGGGCAGTGACGTTGGTGGACAACACGTTCGGTGTGCTGATCACCGCCCTGGCCTTCGTGGCGGTGGTGCTCGCAGCGCGCCGCGGCAGGCTCTCGGGGTGGGAATGGGCAGGGGTGGCAGGAGTGCTGGCATTGGCGAGCGTGTCTGCGCTGCGAGCGGCCGAGTGGATCGTGACGATGTCGACTACGCTCGCCGTCGTGGTCGCAGTGGTGGTGCTCTCCCGCGCCTGGACGTGGACGGGAATCGCGCTCGGCGGTCTACTACCGGTGTTTCTGCCGGTGCGCGTGGCTCGGTGGACCGGGCGCGGAGCCGGTTCGATCGATCTGGAAGGGCCACGGCCGGTCCGGATCGGCATGGTCTCCATTGTCACGATCGCGCTCCTCGTCGTGTTCGCAGCGTTGTTCGGTGCGGCCGACAAGCGTTTCTCGGATGCGCTGGGCGCGGTGACACCCGAGTTCGATGCCGCGTCCGTCGTCGGTCGCATTCTCGTCTTCGTGCTCACCGCAGCAGGTGCGCTCGCCGTGGCCTACGTCGCGCTGCATCCGCCTCGGTTCGATCGCCTCGCACCGTCGCCGCGTCGAACAGTGCAGTTGTGGGAGTGGATGGTTCCCCTCGGGGCGGTGGTGGCCCTGTTCGTCGTGTTCGTCGGGTTCCAGGTGCCGACGCTGTTCGGAGGGCAGGGGCACGTCCTCACCACCGAGGGGCTGACCAACGCCGAATACGCCCGGCAGGGCTTCTGGCAATTGCTCGCGGTCACGGTACTGACACTGCTCGTCATCGCGGTCACGGTCGCGAAGGCCCGCCGCGACGATCGGCGTGAACGAATTGCATTGCGCACGTTGCTCGGAGCGCTGTGCCTGCTGTCGCTGGTGATCGTTGCGTCGGCCCTGCATCGAATGTCGTTGTACGAGCAGCAGTACGGCTACACGACGCTGAGGTTGTTCGTCACGGGTGTCGAGTGGTGGCTGGCATCGGTGTTCGTACTGGTTCTGGTGTCGGGCGTGCGGATGTCGGGGCGCTGGCTTCCGCGAGCGGTAGGTGTCGGTGCAGTTCTGACCGTGCTCGCGCTGGCGGCTCTGAATCCGGATGCGTACATCGCACGGCACAACGTCGATCGCTTCGAGCAGACCGGACGAATCGATACGTCCTACGTGGGTGGCTTGTCGGCCGACGCGGACGCGGAGCTCGAGCGACTGCCCGACTACGTGCGTCCCTGTGTGCAAGCTCGCGGTCCGGTGTTCGTCGGCGATACCTGGCACCTGTGCACGGACCCTTCGGTATCTGTACCCTGA
- a CDS encoding HAMP domain-containing sensor histidine kinase produces MTRMLPRPLDPLRSFKLKVSLVVGIVLVLASVVFWIGAGWQFRYTLLAALVVSLAATQFVAHGMTSPLREMTSAAKAMARGDYSTRVRATSRDEVGELATAFNTMASDLEAAEKYRRELIGNVSHELKTPIAALRAVLENMVDGVTDADPAALSVALRQTERLGDLVSELLDLSRVEGGVLTIAPEEFAVRQFLEDATSVHRERVSIVVSPDDSSVVADRSRMTQVITNLVDNAVRHSPQSSTVTLRAHRIGGAYAFDVVDQGPGIALADRHAVFDRFTRGGSTDGGTGLGLGIARWATELHGGTIEVLDSEVGCHIRVAIPEH; encoded by the coding sequence ATGACGCGAATGCTGCCGCGCCCGTTGGATCCGTTGCGGTCGTTCAAGCTCAAGGTCTCGCTCGTCGTGGGCATCGTGCTGGTGCTCGCGAGCGTCGTGTTCTGGATCGGAGCGGGTTGGCAGTTTCGCTACACCCTCCTCGCAGCGCTCGTCGTGTCCTTGGCCGCAACACAATTCGTCGCCCACGGGATGACGTCACCGCTGCGCGAGATGACCTCGGCCGCCAAAGCGATGGCGCGAGGCGACTATTCGACGCGAGTGCGGGCAACGTCCAGGGATGAGGTGGGCGAGCTCGCCACGGCGTTCAACACCATGGCAAGTGATCTGGAAGCCGCCGAGAAGTACCGCCGCGAACTCATCGGCAACGTCTCGCACGAGCTGAAGACGCCCATCGCCGCCCTGCGTGCCGTGCTCGAGAACATGGTCGACGGGGTGACCGACGCGGATCCCGCGGCGCTGTCGGTGGCGCTGCGCCAAACCGAGAGGCTCGGAGATCTGGTCAGCGAACTGCTCGACCTGTCGCGGGTGGAGGGCGGTGTGCTCACCATTGCCCCGGAGGAGTTCGCGGTGCGGCAATTCCTCGAGGATGCGACGTCCGTTCACCGAGAACGAGTGTCGATAGTCGTCTCGCCGGATGATTCGTCCGTCGTGGCCGACCGATCTCGCATGACACAGGTGATCACCAACCTCGTCGACAACGCCGTGCGGCATTCGCCCCAGTCGAGCACCGTGACGCTGCGGGCCCATCGAATCGGCGGAGCGTATGCGTTCGACGTCGTCGACCAGGGCCCAGGCATCGCGCTCGCCGATCGCCATGCGGTGTTCGACCGATTCACTCGCGGCGGATCCACCGACGGCGGAACAGGTCTGGGCCTCGGCATCGCCCGCTGGGCTACCGAACTGCACGGCGGAACCATCGAAGTCCTCGACAGCGAAGTCGGCTGCCACATCAGAGTGGCCATCCCCGAGCACTGA
- a CDS encoding response regulator transcription factor, with the protein MSRTVLVVDDEPTISEAVAARLRGEGYEVVTAADGPSAVDACARIDPDVVVLDLMLPGFDGLEVCRRIQASRPVPVLMLTAKSDETDMLVGLGVGADDYLGKPFSMRELVARVHALVRRAERTVTAEPQAVRVGDVQIDHRERRVTNPSGDIHLTRTEFDILAYLAARPRTAVSRETLLSELWGWDDSASSRTVDSHVKALRRKLGGDLIRTVHGVGYAVESPR; encoded by the coding sequence ATGAGCCGCACAGTTCTCGTCGTCGACGACGAGCCCACGATCTCCGAGGCCGTTGCCGCTCGGCTGCGCGGCGAGGGGTACGAGGTCGTCACTGCCGCCGACGGCCCGTCTGCCGTCGACGCGTGCGCCCGGATCGATCCCGACGTGGTGGTGCTCGATCTGATGCTGCCCGGGTTCGACGGACTCGAAGTGTGTCGTCGTATCCAGGCGTCCCGCCCGGTGCCGGTGTTGATGTTGACGGCCAAGTCGGACGAGACGGACATGCTCGTCGGCCTGGGCGTCGGTGCGGACGACTACCTGGGTAAGCCGTTCAGTATGCGCGAGTTGGTCGCTCGCGTGCACGCCCTGGTTCGGCGTGCCGAGCGTACGGTGACCGCCGAACCCCAGGCAGTTCGAGTCGGTGACGTGCAGATCGATCACCGCGAACGGCGGGTGACCAATCCCTCCGGTGACATCCATTTGACCAGAACCGAATTCGACATTCTCGCCTACTTGGCTGCTCGGCCGCGCACGGCGGTCTCGCGCGAAACGCTGCTGTCGGAACTGTGGGGCTGGGACGATTCGGCCAGCAGTAGGACGGTCGATTCTCACGTGAAAGCGTTGCGTCGCAAACTCGGTGGCGATCTCATCCGCACCGTGCACGGCGTGGGCTATGCCGTGGAGTCGCCGCGATGA
- a CDS encoding ABC transporter substrate-binding protein — translation MHIRPLHRTWTVCAIALTTAGLLTACSNSADEASSMAGTSSDSAVFPVTIEHAFGETVVPEEPTRIVVAGYTEQDTVLALGVVPVGVTEWYGDQPYATWPWAQAALGDAQPEVLSATGDGFEEEKIAALEPDLIIATNAGLTEDTYDRLSDIAPTLAQSDASTAYFEPWDVQAEKIGRALGKKTEVDALIDGVNQKFADAAAAHPEFADKKAIFLQNAFYEGKAIAYQDGLSTDFMTKLGFVVPDDIDAYVPADGGGQASIPLENLSVLNAADVLIWGTEGPGDRAELEKEAVYDALEPVEDGNLVFTDGVTAGAIYFTSVLSLPYVIDKLAPALDEALDGTPATITG, via the coding sequence ATGCACATCCGACCACTTCACCGAACCTGGACGGTGTGCGCGATTGCGCTGACCACCGCGGGGCTGCTGACTGCATGCTCGAACTCCGCCGACGAGGCGTCGTCGATGGCCGGCACGTCCTCCGATTCGGCGGTCTTCCCGGTCACGATCGAGCATGCATTCGGCGAGACCGTCGTGCCAGAAGAACCCACTCGTATCGTGGTGGCCGGATACACCGAGCAGGACACGGTCCTCGCACTCGGCGTCGTACCTGTCGGCGTCACGGAGTGGTACGGCGACCAGCCCTACGCCACCTGGCCCTGGGCGCAGGCCGCGTTGGGCGACGCGCAGCCCGAAGTTCTCTCGGCCACCGGCGACGGCTTCGAGGAAGAGAAGATCGCCGCACTCGAGCCCGATCTGATCATCGCCACCAACGCAGGCCTCACCGAGGACACCTACGACAGGCTCAGCGACATCGCTCCCACACTCGCCCAATCGGACGCCTCCACCGCCTATTTCGAGCCCTGGGACGTCCAGGCCGAGAAGATCGGACGTGCGCTCGGCAAAAAGACCGAGGTCGACGCCCTGATCGACGGCGTGAACCAGAAGTTCGCCGACGCCGCAGCCGCGCACCCCGAATTCGCCGACAAGAAGGCGATCTTTCTCCAGAACGCGTTCTACGAGGGCAAGGCGATCGCCTACCAGGACGGGTTGAGCACGGACTTCATGACCAAGCTGGGCTTCGTCGTTCCCGACGACATCGACGCCTACGTTCCGGCGGACGGCGGCGGCCAGGCAAGCATCCCGCTCGAGAACCTGTCGGTCCTCAACGCCGCCGACGTGCTGATCTGGGGAACCGAAGGCCCGGGCGACCGCGCGGAATTGGAGAAGGAAGCGGTGTACGACGCCCTCGAGCCGGTCGAGGACGGCAACCTCGTGTTCACCGACGGCGTGACGGCGGGCGCGATCTACTTCACCAGCGTGCTCAGCCTGCCGTACGTGATCGACAAGCTGGCCCCGGCACTGGACGAAGCCCTCGACGGAACGCCGGCAACGATCACCGGCTGA
- a CDS encoding MFS transporter: MLALSIGGFGIGTTEFASMGLLPDIATTMGISEPSAGHMISAYALGVVVGAPTIAALAARVPRRMLLLALMVAFTLGNLGTVFAPSFNELVASRFVAGLPHGAYFGVAALVAAHLAEPGKRAKAVAMVMMGLSVANVVGVPVATWIGQALGWRSAFTLVAVIGALTVAALVLWMPRLDAMPTTSPITELGALRRSQVWMTLFVGIVGFGGMFAVYTYIASTLTDVAGLARAFVPVALMIYGLGMVVGNYAGGWLADRYQLKGTFVGLAATAVFLAVFVVAAHNPITALLLVFLIGASGSSVVPGLQTRLMDVAEDAQTLAASLNHAAFNLANAIGAAVGGAVIAAGFGYTAPAAVGSGLAVAGLGVLATAMWMDKRSAAR; the protein is encoded by the coding sequence ATGTTGGCACTGTCCATCGGCGGCTTCGGGATCGGCACCACGGAGTTCGCATCGATGGGTCTGTTGCCGGACATCGCGACCACGATGGGGATCTCCGAGCCCTCGGCCGGCCACATGATCTCTGCGTACGCGCTCGGTGTGGTCGTCGGCGCGCCGACCATCGCAGCCCTGGCTGCTCGCGTTCCGCGCAGGATGTTGTTGCTGGCGCTGATGGTGGCCTTCACCCTCGGAAACCTCGGCACCGTCTTCGCGCCCAGCTTCAACGAGTTGGTGGCCTCGCGATTCGTTGCAGGTCTGCCGCACGGTGCGTATTTCGGTGTAGCGGCGCTGGTCGCTGCCCACCTCGCAGAACCGGGCAAGCGAGCCAAAGCCGTCGCGATGGTGATGATGGGACTCTCGGTCGCCAACGTCGTCGGCGTACCGGTGGCGACCTGGATCGGGCAGGCGCTGGGATGGCGCAGTGCATTCACGCTCGTGGCGGTCATCGGTGCCCTCACCGTCGCCGCGCTCGTCCTCTGGATGCCACGACTCGACGCGATGCCGACCACCAGCCCCATCACCGAGCTGGGCGCACTGCGCCGCAGCCAGGTGTGGATGACCCTGTTCGTGGGAATCGTCGGATTCGGTGGCATGTTCGCGGTGTACACCTACATCGCTTCGACGCTGACCGACGTCGCCGGTCTCGCCCGCGCCTTCGTTCCGGTGGCCCTGATGATCTACGGACTCGGAATGGTCGTCGGAAACTACGCCGGCGGATGGCTGGCCGACCGGTATCAGCTCAAGGGCACCTTCGTCGGCCTGGCCGCCACGGCCGTGTTCCTTGCGGTGTTCGTCGTGGCCGCACACAATCCGATCACCGCCCTACTGCTGGTGTTCCTCATCGGCGCGTCCGGCTCCTCGGTGGTACCCGGTCTGCAAACGAGGTTGATGGACGTGGCCGAGGACGCCCAGACCCTCGCCGCATCGCTCAACCATGCCGCGTTCAATCTGGCCAACGCCATCGGAGCTGCCGTCGGCGGTGCCGTGATCGCCGCAGGATTCGGCTACACGGCACCCGCCGCCGTCGGCTCGGGCCTGGCGGTGGCCGGTCTCGGTGTACTGGCCACCGCCATGTGGATGGACAAGCGTTCCGCCGCTCGGTAG
- a CDS encoding bifunctional o-acetylhomoserine/o-acetylserine sulfhydrylase, translating into MTDSTPDVVDATGAPTEDPFTDPAADWSFETKQIHSGQTPDGTTRARALPIYQTTSYTFDNTDHAAALFGLAEPGNIYTRIINPTQDVVEQRIAALEGGVAALLLASGQAAETFAILNLAEAGDHIVSSPRLYGGTYNLFHYTLPKLGITVSFVDDPDDLEQWRAAITPSTKAFYGESISNPKNDILDIPGISAVAHENGIPLIVDNTVATPYLLQPLKHGADIVVHSATKYLGGHGTAIAGVIVDGGTFDWTQGRHPNFTTADPSYHGVVFADLGAPAFALKARVQLLRDIGAAVSPFNAFLISQGLETLSLRIERHVANAQKVAAFLAGRDDVVSINYAGLESSPWYQRGQELLPKGQGAIIAFELKGGVDAGKKFVNALTLHSHVANIGDVRSLVIHPASTTHSQLTPEEQLASGVTPGLVRLAVGIEGIDDIIADLEVGFSAAAS; encoded by the coding sequence ATGACCGATTCCACCCCCGACGTCGTCGACGCCACCGGAGCACCCACCGAGGATCCGTTCACGGACCCCGCAGCCGACTGGAGCTTCGAGACCAAGCAGATCCACTCGGGTCAGACCCCGGACGGCACCACAAGGGCTCGTGCGTTGCCGATCTACCAGACCACCTCGTACACGTTCGACAACACCGATCACGCAGCGGCGTTGTTCGGTCTGGCCGAGCCCGGCAACATCTACACCCGCATCATCAACCCGACTCAGGATGTCGTCGAGCAGCGCATCGCCGCCCTCGAAGGTGGCGTGGCGGCATTGTTGCTCGCGTCGGGTCAGGCCGCCGAGACGTTCGCGATCCTGAACCTCGCGGAGGCGGGCGACCACATCGTGTCGAGCCCGCGGCTCTACGGCGGCACGTACAACCTGTTCCACTACACGCTCCCCAAGCTGGGTATCACCGTCTCGTTCGTCGACGATCCCGACGACCTCGAGCAGTGGCGTGCCGCGATCACTCCGTCGACCAAGGCGTTCTACGGCGAGTCGATCTCGAACCCGAAGAACGACATTCTCGACATCCCGGGGATCTCGGCAGTGGCCCACGAGAACGGCATTCCGCTGATCGTGGACAACACCGTGGCGACGCCGTACCTGTTGCAGCCGTTGAAGCACGGTGCCGACATCGTGGTGCACTCCGCCACGAAGTACCTCGGCGGACACGGAACGGCCATCGCGGGCGTCATCGTCGACGGCGGGACTTTCGATTGGACGCAGGGCCGTCATCCCAACTTCACCACCGCAGATCCGAGCTACCACGGCGTCGTGTTCGCCGATCTGGGCGCGCCCGCATTCGCACTGAAGGCGCGCGTCCAACTGTTGCGTGACATCGGTGCTGCGGTCTCGCCGTTCAACGCCTTCCTCATCAGCCAGGGTCTGGAAACGTTGAGCCTTCGGATCGAGCGGCACGTGGCGAACGCACAGAAGGTCGCCGCGTTCCTCGCCGGTCGCGACGACGTCGTCTCGATCAACTACGCCGGACTCGAATCGTCCCCGTGGTACCAGCGCGGGCAGGAATTGTTGCCGAAGGGGCAGGGCGCGATCATCGCGTTCGAGCTGAAGGGCGGTGTGGACGCGGGCAAGAAGTTCGTCAACGCACTCACTCTGCACAGCCACGTCGCTAACATCGGAGACGTGCGTTCACTCGTCATCCACCCCGCATCCACCACGCACTCCCAGCTGACTCCGGAAGAGCAGCTTGCGTCGGGAGTCACTCCCGGCCTGGTGCGTCTCGCCGTGGGCATCGAAGGAATCGACGACATCATCGCCGATCTCGAGGTCGGATTCAGCGCGGCGGCATCTTGA
- a CDS encoding homoserine O-acetyltransferase yields the protein MLSHSCDTGVRPEAVLPSPDGRLGTIDIGGLDLENGARIPQVTVAVQRWGELATDRSNVVLVEHALTGDSHVSGPPDADHALPGWWNGMVGPGCPIDTDEWCVVATNVLGGCGGTTGPSSVSPDGTPYGSRFPDISIRDQVAAEAAVADVLGIERFAAVVGGSMGGMRTLEWIVGHPDRVAAALVLAVGARATADQIGTQTTQIAAIKADPGWLGGNYHDTGTSPTAGLGIARRIAHLTYRTESELDIRFGNSPQNDEDPWAGGRYSAQSYLEHQAAKLVNRFDAATYVLLSEAMNRHDVGRGRGGVAEALASTAVPTIVGGVDSDRLYPLRLQKEIARELPQCRGLEVIQSRDGHDGFLTEADSVAKLLAETMELARLGRR from the coding sequence ATCTTGAGTCACAGCTGCGACACAGGCGTTCGTCCGGAGGCGGTTCTTCCGTCTCCGGACGGGCGGTTGGGCACCATCGACATCGGTGGTCTCGATCTCGAGAACGGCGCTCGAATCCCCCAGGTCACCGTCGCGGTGCAACGGTGGGGCGAACTCGCCACCGACCGCAGCAACGTGGTACTCGTCGAACACGCCTTGACCGGGGACTCGCATGTGTCCGGTCCGCCGGACGCCGATCACGCTCTGCCCGGTTGGTGGAACGGAATGGTCGGTCCCGGCTGCCCCATCGACACCGACGAGTGGTGCGTCGTGGCGACCAACGTGCTCGGCGGGTGCGGCGGGACCACGGGCCCGAGCAGCGTCTCGCCCGACGGCACGCCCTACGGGTCTCGCTTCCCGGACATCTCCATCCGCGATCAGGTCGCTGCCGAGGCGGCCGTGGCCGACGTCCTCGGAATCGAGCGGTTCGCAGCCGTCGTCGGCGGCTCGATGGGCGGGATGCGCACCCTCGAATGGATCGTGGGCCATCCAGACCGAGTGGCGGCCGCGCTGGTCCTTGCGGTCGGTGCAAGGGCAACTGCCGACCAGATCGGTACCCAGACAACACAGATCGCCGCGATCAAGGCCGATCCAGGATGGCTGGGCGGCAATTACCACGACACCGGCACCTCGCCTACGGCCGGACTCGGCATCGCGCGGCGCATCGCGCACCTGACGTACCGAACCGAGAGCGAACTCGACATCAGGTTCGGAAACTCACCGCAGAACGACGAAGACCCGTGGGCCGGTGGCAGATACTCCGCACAGAGCTACCTCGAGCATCAGGCTGCCAAGCTCGTCAACCGGTTCGACGCTGCGACGTACGTCCTGCTCAGCGAGGCGATGAACCGCCACGATGTGGGCCGCGGCCGCGGCGGAGTGGCCGAAGCCCTCGCGTCCACAGCGGTTCCCACCATCGTCGGCGGAGTCGACTCCGATCGCCTGTATCCGCTTCGACTGCAGAAGGAGATCGCTCGCGAACTCCCCCAGTGCCGCGGACTCGAAGTGATCCAGTCGCGTGACGGACACGACGGCTTCCTCACCGAGGCCGATTCGGTGGCGAAGCTGCTCGCCGAGACGATGGAGCTGGCCCGCCTGGGCCGGCGCTGA
- a CDS encoding DUF3017 domain-containing protein produces the protein MNDAEDARSEPDAGFRAAVARNLPIVAVSVVVLAALILVLADRWRRGAFIFGCAALLAAVLRLCLPETRVGTLQVRSRVFDVLALGCVGGAIVFLSLSIDPLGTD, from the coding sequence GTGAACGATGCAGAGGATGCGCGAAGCGAGCCCGATGCGGGGTTTCGCGCGGCAGTCGCGCGAAACCTACCGATCGTCGCAGTCTCGGTCGTCGTCCTTGCCGCGTTGATTCTGGTGCTGGCCGATCGCTGGCGGCGCGGCGCATTCATCTTCGGATGCGCAGCGCTGCTGGCGGCCGTCCTGCGGCTGTGCCTGCCCGAAACACGTGTCGGCACACTGCAAGTGCGCAGCCGCGTGTTCGATGTGTTGGCGCTGGGCTGCGTCGGCGGAGCAATCGTCTTTCTGTCGCTGTCTATCGATCCGCTGGGAACCGACTGA
- a CDS encoding bifunctional methylenetetrahydrofolate dehydrogenase/methenyltetrahydrofolate cyclohydrolase has product MTATILDGKATRDEIFVDLTARVATLREQGITPGLATVLVGDDPGSAAYVRGKHNDCAKVGITSIRRDLPADITQADLEAVIDELNANPECTGYIVQLPLPKHLDENAALERIDPDKDADGLHPINLGRLVLGKDAALPCTPRGIVHLLRRYDVALDGAHAVVIGRGVTVGRPIGLLLTRRSENSTVTLCHTGTRDLAAEVSRADIVIAAAGVPGLITADMVKPGAAVLDVGVTRTEDGLRGDVADGVAEVAGFLSPNPGGVGPLTRAFLLTNVVERAERVAAES; this is encoded by the coding sequence GTGACTGCAACGATTCTCGATGGCAAAGCGACCCGTGACGAGATATTCGTCGATCTCACCGCCCGCGTGGCGACGCTGCGTGAGCAGGGCATCACCCCAGGTCTGGCGACCGTGCTGGTGGGCGACGATCCGGGTTCGGCCGCGTACGTCCGGGGCAAGCACAACGACTGCGCCAAGGTCGGCATCACCTCGATTCGTCGCGACCTGCCCGCGGACATCACCCAGGCAGATCTCGAAGCCGTCATCGACGAACTCAATGCCAACCCCGAATGCACCGGCTACATCGTCCAGCTGCCGTTGCCGAAGCATCTCGACGAGAACGCTGCACTCGAGCGAATCGATCCGGACAAGGACGCCGACGGTCTGCACCCGATCAACCTCGGCCGTCTGGTCCTGGGCAAGGATGCCGCACTGCCGTGTACACCTCGCGGGATCGTGCACCTGCTGCGCCGCTACGACGTTGCTCTCGACGGTGCGCACGCGGTGGTCATCGGCCGCGGAGTGACGGTCGGGCGACCCATCGGCCTGCTGCTCACGAGGCGCTCGGAGAACTCGACAGTCACGTTGTGTCACACCGGAACTCGCGATCTGGCCGCCGAGGTCTCCCGCGCGGACATCGTGATCGCCGCTGCCGGAGTACCCGGATTGATCACTGCGGACATGGTCAAGCCCGGTGCTGCCGTGCTCGACGTAGGGGTGACCCGCACCGAGGACGGACTGCGCGGCGACGTCGCCGACGGTGTCGCGGAGGTGGCCGGATTCCTTTCGCCCAACCCCGGCGGCGTCGGACCGTTGACGCGGGCCTTCCTGCTCACCAATGTCGTCGAGCGCGCCGAGCGCGTCGCCGCCGAGAGCTGA
- a CDS encoding pentapeptide repeat-containing protein — MGQVDDEQTIGEDFSDTRLDGQEWTGRQFVRCTFRDADMSGVRTESVVFTECDFTGTDLTESVHTNSAFRSCTFTRTNMQHSTFRHSTVMGSTFVDSRMRPATYDEVDFTLASLGNADLRGLDLTGCRMREANLVSADFRKATVRSVDFSGARAVDAKFDEADLRGAVADASLWVSASVRSAKIELMQAVAYAAAHGLVVEG; from the coding sequence ATGGGGCAGGTGGACGACGAACAGACGATCGGCGAGGACTTTTCCGACACTCGACTGGACGGGCAGGAGTGGACCGGTAGGCAGTTCGTTCGGTGTACCTTTCGCGACGCGGACATGAGCGGCGTTCGAACCGAGTCGGTGGTGTTCACCGAATGCGACTTCACCGGCACCGATCTGACCGAATCCGTTCACACGAACTCTGCATTTCGATCGTGCACCTTCACTCGGACCAATATGCAGCACAGTACGTTTCGTCATTCGACCGTGATGGGATCGACGTTCGTCGACAGTCGTATGCGTCCAGCGACGTACGACGAGGTCGACTTCACCCTCGCATCACTGGGCAACGCGGACCTTCGCGGTCTCGATCTGACGGGGTGCCGGATGCGCGAAGCGAACCTCGTGTCCGCAGACTTCCGGAAGGCAACTGTGCGCTCGGTCGATTTCTCGGGTGCCCGCGCCGTCGACGCGAAGTTCGACGAGGCGGATCTGCGGGGAGCCGTCGCCGACGCATCGCTGTGGGTGAGCGCGAGCGTGCGCAGTGCGAAGATCGAACTGATGCAGGCGGTGGCCTACGCTGCAGCGCACGGGCTCGTTGTCGAGGGCTGA
- a CDS encoding tRNA (cytidine(34)-2'-O)-methyltransferase, with amino-acid sequence MFRLMFFEPRIPQNTGNAIRLVAGTGCELHLVGPLGFDMSEPKLKRAGLDYHDLASVTVHADLPSAWSALAPTRVFAYTAHAARSYADVAYEPGDVLLFGPEPTGLPDDVLGDPHVTDRLRIPMIPGRRSLNLANAAAVTMYEAWRQHGYEGSV; translated from the coding sequence GTGTTTCGACTCATGTTCTTCGAGCCCCGCATCCCACAGAACACCGGCAACGCAATTCGCCTGGTCGCCGGGACCGGCTGCGAACTGCACCTGGTGGGCCCGCTCGGCTTCGACATGTCCGAGCCGAAGCTCAAGCGGGCAGGCTTGGACTACCACGATCTGGCGTCGGTGACGGTGCACGCGGACCTACCCTCTGCCTGGTCTGCGCTGGCACCGACTCGCGTGTTCGCCTACACCGCACACGCAGCCCGTTCCTACGCCGACGTCGCGTACGAACCCGGCGACGTCCTCCTGTTCGGACCGGAACCCACGGGATTGCCCGACGACGTCCTGGGCGACCCACATGTGACCGATCGACTGCGGATCCCGATGATTCCGGGCCGCCGGTCGTTGAACCTGGCGAACGCGGCAGCAGTGACGATGTACGAGGCATGGCGCCAGCACGGGTACGAAGGCAGCGTCTGA